One Trichosurus vulpecula isolate mTriVul1 chromosome 7, mTriVul1.pri, whole genome shotgun sequence genomic region harbors:
- the MLLT11 gene encoding protein AF1q, giving the protein MRDPVSSQYSSFLFWRMPIPELDLSELEGLGLLDMSTYKTRGNNSGKLSKEEPSGAGQKNCPEGDALLEYSTFNFWRAPIASIHSFELDLI; this is encoded by the coding sequence ATGAGGGACCCTGTGAGCAGCCAGTATAGCTCCTTCCTTTTCTGGAGGATGCCCATTCCTGAACTGGACCTGTCCGAGTTGGAGGGCCTGGGTCTGCTGGACATGTCCACTTATAAGACCCGAGGCAACAACAGTGGGAAACTGTCCAAGGAGGAGCCAAGTGGAGCTGGGCAGAAGAATTGTCCTGAAGGTGATGCCCTGCTTGAGTACAGCACCTTCAACTTCTGGAGAGCCCCTATTGCCAGCATCCACTCCTTTGAGTTGGACTTGATTTAA